A genomic segment from Nicotiana tabacum cultivar K326 chromosome 7, ASM71507v2, whole genome shotgun sequence encodes:
- the LOC107792882 gene encoding PHD finger protein Alfin1-like, which produces MENPVPRTVEEVFNDFKGRRAGLIKALTVDVEKFYQQCDPEKENLCLYGLPSETWEVNLPVEEVPPELPEPALGINFARDGMQEKDWLSLVAVHSDSWLLSVAFYFGARFGFGKSERKRLFQMINDLPTVFEVVTGAAKQAHDAAHNNSSKSKSSGKSRQPDPQPKAVKISPPKMEDESGEEEEEEDDEQGATLCGACGDNYATDEFWICCDICERWFHGKCVKITPAKAEHIKQYKCPSCSSKRARV; this is translated from the exons ATGGAAAATCCGGTACCTAGGACTGTAGAAGAAGTATTCAACGATTTCAAAGGTCGTAGAGCTGGTTTAATTAAAGCACTTACCGTAG ATGTTGAGAAGTTTTATCAGCAGTGTGATCCTG AAAAGGAGAACTTGTGTCTCTATGGGCTTCCTAGTGAGACGTGGGAAGTAAACCTCCCTGTGGAAGAGGTGCCTCCAGAACTTCCGGAGCCAGCATTAGGCATAAATTTTGCACGTGATGGAATGCAAGAGAAAGACTGGTTATCACTTGTTGCTGTTCACAGTGATTCATGGTTGCTTTCTGTTGCGTTCTACTTTGGTGCACGGTTTGGGTTCGGCAAGAGTGAAAG GAAGAGGCttttccaaatgataaatgaTCTGCCAACAGTATTTGAGGTTGTAACCGGAGCTGCTAAGCAGGCACATGATGCCGCTCACAATAATAGCAGCAAAAGCAAATCAAGTGGAAAG TCTCGACAGCCAGACCCCCAGCCCAAGGCAGTAAAGATATCTCCACCTAAAATGGAGGATGAAAGTggggaggaggaagaagaagaagatgatgaacaagGGGCAACTCTCTGTGGAGCTTGTGGTGATAATTACGCCACTGATGAATTCTGGATTTGCTGTGATATTTGCGAGAGATGGTTCCATGGCAAATGTGTGAAGATTACTCCAGCAAAAGCTGAACACATCAAGCAGTATAAGTGTCCTAGTTGCAGTAGCAAGAGAGCTAGAGTTTAA
- the LOC142162256 gene encoding uncharacterized protein LOC142162256: MPSIVYASYARKVWNDFQERFDCSNLTRIYHLWTEIATMRQGTDSVTSYYTKMKDLWEELDVLAPLSCCDCEEARTSIELLKSQRLLQFLMGLNESYSNVRSNILARRPVVTVNEAYAIVTQEKSQRSLGVVDTHKDPLTMLAGKPQGFKPRGPGMICE, translated from the coding sequence ATGCCAAGTATTGTCTATGCATCATATGCAAGGAAAGTGTGGAATGATTTTCAGGAGAGATTTGATTGCTCAAACTTGACGAGAATTTACCATCTCTGGACTGAAATAGCAACAATGAGGCAAGGAACGGATTCAGTAACAAGTTACTACACGAAAATGAAGGATTTGTGGGAAGAATTGGATGTGTTGGCTCCTTTATCATGTTGTGATTGTGAGGAAGCGAGGACATCTATTGAACTCCTGAAGTCACAACGTTTACTGCAATTCCTTATGGGATTGAATGAAAGTTACAGTAACGTAAGAAGCAATATACTTGCTAGGAGACCAGTGGTGACAGTAAATGAAGCTTATGCGATTGTCACACAGGAAAAGAGCCAGAGATCACTTGGTGTTGTGGACACTCACAAAGATCCATTAACTATGCTTGCAGGAAAACCGCAAGGGTTCAAACCAAGAGGACCAGGGATGATATGTGAATAG
- the LOC107792881 gene encoding pentatricopeptide repeat-containing protein At1g14470-like, which translates to MSHLNTAALKATKLNHLKQLHAQLFQNSLYPDNYWVAQLINLCTRLHAPPTYVRRVFDSVDQPNVFVFTNILKFYSQLGAHAEVLYLFDKMQKYNVTPDAFVYPILIKAAGKCGVVFHANCIKLGHEWDRFTRNAIMDMYGKFGPLEIARELFDEMTERAVADWNAMISGYWNWGNEAEARSLFDLMPEKNVVTWTAMVTGYSRRKDLENARRYFNQMPERNVVSWNAMLTGYAQNGSVEEVIRLFNEMVSCGVRPDETTWVTVISSYSSLGDASLAEALVKMINEKGVRLNCFAKTALLDMYAKCGNLAMARKIFDELGTYKNLVTWNAMISAYARVGDLASARELFDTMPEKNVISWNSIIAGYAQNGQSKVAIDLFKDMIEKDMLPDEVTMVSVISACGHLGALEFGNWAVNFLEKHQIKLSISGYNALIFMYSKCGSMKDAKKVFQSMETRDVVSYNTLITGFAAYGNGIEVVDLLCKMKKGNIEPDRITYIGVLTACSHGGLLEEGRRIFNSIKDPDSDHYACMVDLLGRNGKLDEAKCLIESMPTRPHAGVYGSLLHASRVHKRIDLGEFAAKKLFEIEPENSGNYVLLSNIYASARRWEDVDRVRGLMKIGGVMKTTGWSWIEHEGEMHKFIVGDRSHVQSEDIYRVLAETKKKMRLAGYMADKSCVLKDVEEEEMEEMVGTHSEKLAVAFALLVTEPCSVIRVVKNLRICRDCHTAIKIISKLEGREIIVRDNNRFHCFSKGQCSCKDYW; encoded by the coding sequence ATGTCACACTTGAACACGGCAGCACTAAAAGCGACCAAACTAAACCACTTGAAACAGCTTCATGCACAGCTCTTTCAAAACTCCCTTTACCCCGACAACTACTGGGTGGCGCAGCTCATCAATCTCTGCACGCGCCTCCACGCTCCACCCACATACGTTCGCCGAGTTTTCGACTCGGTCGACCAACCCAATGTCTTCGTTTTCACCAACATTCTCAAGTTCTACTCCCAATTGGGTGCCCACGCTGAGGTACTCTATCTGTTTGACAAAATGCAGAAATACAATGTAACCCCTGATGCGTTTGTATATCCCATTCTCATCAAAGCAGCTGGAAAATGCGGCGTTGTGTTCCATGCTAATTGTATTAAATTGGGTCATGAGTGGGATAGGTTCACTCGCAACGCGATTATGGATATGTATGGAAAATTTGGGCCTTTGGAGATTGCTCGGGAACTGTTTGATGAAATGACCGAGAGAGCTGTTGCGGATTGGAATGCTATGATTTCGGGGTATTGGAATTGGGGGAATGAGGCTGAAGCGAGGAGTTTGTTTGATTTGATGCCTGAGAAGAATGTGGTTACTTGGACTGCAATGGTTACTGGGTATTCGAGGAGGAAAGATTTGGAGAACGCTCGAAGGTACTTCAATCAAATGCCGGAGAGAAATGTTGTGTCGTGGAATGCAATGCTGACGGGGTATGCTCAAAATGGGTCAGTTGAAGAAGTTATAAGGTTGTTTAATGAGATGGTGAGTTGTGGGGTTCGCCCTGATGAAACTACATGGGTTACTGTCATCTCTTCTTATTCTTCGCTTGGTGATGCTAGCCTCGCCGAGGCCCTTGTCAAGATGATAAATGAGAAGGGTGTTCGCTTAAATTGTTTTGCAAAGACTGCGCTACTTGACATGTATGCTAAGTGTGGGAACCTTGCCATGGCTAGGAAGATCTTTGATGAATTAGGTACATATAAGAACTTAGTTACATGGAATGCAATGATTTCGGCGTATGCAAGAGTTGGTGATTTGGCTTCTGCAAGAGAACTCTTTGATACGATGCCTGAGAAGAATGTCATCTCTTGGAATTCAATTATAGCTGGTTATGCTCAAAATGGGCAATCAAAAGTGGCTATTGACCTTTTCAAAGATATGATAGAAAAAGATATGCTGCCAGATGAAGTCACCATGGTTAGTGTGATCTCTGCCTGCGGTCACCTTGGGGCTTTAGAATTTGGCAATTGGGCAGTGAATTTCCTGGAAAAGCATCAAATCAAGTTGAGCATTTCAGGGTACAATGCTCTAATTTTCATGTACTCCAAGTGTGGAAGTATGAAAGATGCGAAGAAAGTATTTCAATCAATGGAAACCAGAGATGTAGTTTCCTATAACACATTGATTACAGGTTTTGCAGCTTATGGCAATGGGATTGAGGTTGTTGATCTGTTGTGcaagatgaagaaaggaaatattgaACCAGATCGAATAACATATATTGGGGTACTAACAGCTTGCAGTCATGGTGGACTGCTAGAAGAAGGTCGAAGGATATTTAACTCAATCAAAGATCCAGACTCTGATCATTATGCGTGCATGGTTGATTTATTAGGTAGAAATGGTAAACTAGACGAAGCAAAATGTTTGATAGAAAGTATGCCAACTCGTCCACATGCAGGAGTATATGGGTCCCTTTTACATGCTAGTCGAGTTCACAAAAGGATAGACCTTGGAGAATTTGCTGCTAAAAAGCTCTTTGAAATAGAACCAGAAAATTCAGGTAATTATGTTTTGCTTTCGAACATATATGCCTCAGCAAGAAGATGGGAAGATGTAGATCGGGTGAGAGGGTTGATGAAAATTGGAGGAGTAATGAAGACAACTGGATGGAGTTGGATTGAACACGAGGGTGAGATGCACAAGTTTATAGTGGGTGATAGGTCACACGTGCAATCAGAAGATATTTATAGAGTGCTGGctgaaacaaaaaagaagatgAGGCTAGCTGGATACATGGCTGATAAGAGCTGTGTTTTAAAAGAcgttgaagaagaagagatgGAGGAGATGGTAGGGACCCATAGCGAGAAGTTGGCTGTGGCTTTTGCACTTCTTGTTACTGAACCATGTTCGGTCATAAGGGTGGTGAAGAACCTCAGGATATGTAGGGATTGCCACACAGCAATCAAAATCATTTCAAAGTTGGAGGGGAGAGAGATTATTGTAAGGGATAATAATCGATTCCACTGCTTCAGTAAAGGGCAGTGTTCTTGTAAAGACTATTGGTAG
- the LOC107792883 gene encoding uncharacterized protein LOC107792883, whose translation MAIVPFTSIIMSQSQQDDTIDNINNTIKDDDDDHEHDMVMPGFRFHPTEEELVEFYLRRKVEGKRFNVELITFLDLYRYDPWELPALASIGEKEWYFYVPRDRKYRNGDRPNRVTTSGYWKATGADRMIRSENSRSIGLKKTLVFYSGKAPKGIRTSWIMNEYRLPQHETERLQKAEISLCRVHKRSGVEDHPSLPRSLPTTRASSSSSSRGTTNSIKKQHHQQVVQNSLISPYVAGQTSQQQIDEKLSTETSASSTSTDHHHHHHVATSLGLNSLSNSYNSIALDPMARDTVTSALLTTSSSLSPFASLVSQSSTGAVVDDLHKLINLDQQVVFHNQNFHNNPINHIPAVASQQFLQPQVLPQHAQPQSLLFQGSLQSSSSSFSDRLWEWSSIQTDANCKDYQPNNPFR comes from the exons ATGGCAATTGTCCCATTTACAAGCATCATCATGAGCCAAAGCCAACAAGATGACACCATCGACAACATTAACAACACCATtaaagatgatgatgatgatcatGAACATGACATGGTCATGCCTGGTTTTCGTTTCCACCCTACTGAAGAAGAACTTGTAGAGTTTTATCTTCGCCGTAAGGTTGAAGGCAAGCGTTTTAATGTTGAACTCATCACTTTTCTTGATCTTTATCGCTATGACCCTTGGGAGCTTCCTG CGTTGGCATCAATTGGAGAGAAGGAATGGTATTTCTATGTACCAAGAGATCGGAAGTACAGAAATGGGGACAGGCCTAATAGGGTGACAACTTCAGGTTACTGGAAAGCTACTGGAGCTGATAGAATGATTCGAAGCGAGAATTCGCGGTCGATTGGCCTGAAAAAGACATTGGTTTTCTACTCCGGCAAAGCTCCTAAGGGGATTAGAACTAGTTGGATTATGAATGAATATCGTCTGCCACAGCATGAGACTGAACGCCTACAAAAG GCTGAAATTTCACTGTGTCGTGTCCATAAAAGATCTGGAGTAGAAGACCATCCATCTCTCCCTCGATCACTTCCCACAACAAGagcatcatcttcttcttcctcaagaggGACAACTAATTCAATCAAGAAACAACACCATCAACAAGTAGTACAAAATTCATTGATCTCTCCATATGTAGCAGGTCAAACCTCCCAACAGCAAATTGATGAAAAATTGAGTACTGAAACAAGTGCAAGCAGTACTAGCACTGATCACCACCATCATCATCACGTCGCTACATCTCTCGGCCTCAATTCCCTTTCAAATTCTTACAATTCCATCGCGTTAGACCCCATGGCTAGGGACACAGTCACTTCAGCCCTCCTTACAACATCCAGCTCCTTATCGCCTTTTGCTTCGTTAGTCTCACAGAGTAGTACTGGTGCTGTAGTCGATGATCTCCACAAACTAATCAACTTAGATCAGCAGGTCGTGTTTCATAATCAGAATTTTCATAATAATCCCATTAACCATATTCCTGCTGTTGCATCCCAGCAATTTTTGCAGCCACAAGTATTACCACAACATGCGCAGCCTCAATCTTTATTGTTCCAAGGATCTCTTCAGTCGTCCTCGTCGTCTTTTTCAGACAGATTATGGGAATGGAGTTCAATTCAAACTGATGCAAACTGTAAAGACTACCAACCCAATAACCCCTTCAGGTAG
- the LOC142162255 gene encoding uncharacterized protein LOC142162255: MTRSKLKRAKVMILEKFDGSFKDEYNKLEAYGQELRLSNPGSDVAINISKDAFEEGKRRFLRLYICFQDLKLGFKSGLRPLIGLDGTFLKGKCKGQLLVAMGQDSMNQFYPLAWAVVDKETSRTWSWFVDLLKRSLDLNNGAGVTFISDMQKIPYSYFNSIFASGLLDVVSTVLPDAHHRYYARHIEANWLKKWRSGEMRKLIWWCAWSTHEEEFKDQLLKLGGMSQDVARDLINYPPKAWCRAYFDTQCKNLMWITILLSPSMHGF, translated from the exons ATGACAAGATCTAAGCTTAAAAGGGCTAAAGTGATGATCCTTGAGAAGTTTGATGGGAGTTTCAAGGATGAATATAACAAGCTTGAAGCCTATGGTCAAGAACTAAGACTATCTAATCCTGGGAGTGATGTTGCAATCAACATATCAAAGGATGCTTTTGAAGAAGGAAAAAGGAGGTTCTTGAGATTGTACATATGTTTCCAAGATTTGAAGCTAGGCTTCAAAAGTGGACTGAGACCACTTATTGGTTTGGATGGTACTTTCTTGAAGGGAAAATGCAAGGGTCAGCTATTGGTGGCAATGGGACAGGATTCTATGAATCAGTTCTATCCACTTGCTTGGGCAGTGGTTGACAAGGAAACAAGCAGGACCTGGAGTTGGTTTGTTGATCTTTTGAAGAGGTCTTTGGACCTAAATAATGGGGCTGGAGTGACATTTATATCAGACATGCAAAAGATACCATACTCTTATTTCAATTCTATTTTTGCTTCT GGGTTATTAGATGTTGTGAGCACTGTACTACCTGATGCTCATCATAGGTATTATGCTAGACACATTGAAGCCAACTGGTTAAAAAAATGGAGGAGTGGGGAAATGAGGAAGTTGATATGGTGGTGTGCTTGGAGTACTCATGAAGAAGAATTTAAAGATCAGTTGTTGAAGCTTGGAGGGATGTCACAGGATGTTGCAAGGGACTTGATCAACTATCCACCAAAAGCATGGTGTAGAGCCTACTTTGATACACAATGTAAAAATCTAATGTGGATAACAATTTTACTGAGTCCTTCAATGCATGGATTCTAA